The following are from one region of the Elusimicrobiota bacterium genome:
- a CDS encoding ATP-binding protein, with product MSESERLCLEVLKTIGKTLSQMNLYNPAHPAVRAMLAEAVRVLSTILAEIPEGTLAYSLDADKVIANGRIVGPVRDLPSSIGNTFTRFKLNSVTFAAGVTEEELSAFCQLAALRPEAAKTVVPAKFLSEKGVSRILLNEALYAKVDRLPDGSPAPAETGAPAGGPSGASAAGTPGSGGAVEGMGEGGGGTGGAAEAVEKVQGEPIEKTIEVLAHRATMDRGEQSRIYGTVMQKIRAELEVKVQEATRELKRQATTLQNEQVRTQAVLSNVAEGVVVVDDSGRVLMMNPAAEELYGSSLAEMAGKPLSEHVKEEHLLALSKETVVPNDKPVQGEVAVSGKDDTRRTLRASTAIVQTEAGKPVGVVSTLSDVTKYREAQKMQREFVAHVTHELRSPLTAIRAALEILEGAVSSKLKADEQRIMTNALRNTDRLEDLVNSILDFSKIESGQMTVYPKPARPELLVQESLDSMLPWVQKKGLRVETACPSSLPTVNADPKRTVQVFVNLLSNAIKFTPAGGTVRIGAGPSRDGSRAVCFFVSDTGPGIPKADQQKIFEKFIQIASGEKHVGGTGLGLAIAKAFVHLQQGQMWVESEPGKGANFQFTLPCYIPTAEEVAARPVAKPKPWWKRLLGLK from the coding sequence ATGAGCGAATCCGAACGCCTCTGCCTCGAAGTCCTCAAGACCATCGGCAAGACGCTCAGCCAGATGAACCTCTACAATCCGGCCCATCCGGCGGTCCGCGCCATGCTGGCGGAGGCCGTGCGGGTGCTCTCGACGATCCTCGCGGAGATCCCCGAGGGGACGCTCGCCTACTCCCTCGACGCCGACAAGGTCATCGCCAACGGCCGCATCGTCGGCCCCGTGCGCGATCTGCCCAGCTCCATCGGGAACACCTTCACCCGCTTCAAGCTCAACAGCGTGACCTTCGCGGCGGGCGTCACCGAGGAGGAGCTTTCGGCCTTCTGCCAGCTCGCCGCCCTGCGCCCGGAGGCGGCCAAGACCGTCGTCCCGGCGAAGTTCCTCTCCGAGAAGGGCGTCTCGCGCATCCTCCTCAACGAAGCCCTCTACGCCAAGGTGGACCGGCTCCCCGACGGGAGCCCAGCGCCCGCGGAGACCGGCGCGCCGGCCGGCGGTCCCTCCGGCGCCTCGGCCGCGGGGACCCCGGGCTCGGGCGGCGCCGTCGAGGGCATGGGCGAGGGGGGCGGCGGGACGGGCGGGGCCGCCGAAGCCGTCGAAAAGGTCCAGGGCGAGCCCATCGAGAAGACCATCGAGGTCCTCGCCCATCGCGCGACGATGGACCGCGGGGAGCAGAGCCGCATCTACGGCACGGTGATGCAGAAGATCCGCGCCGAGCTCGAGGTCAAGGTCCAGGAAGCCACGCGCGAGCTCAAGCGCCAGGCCACGACGCTCCAGAACGAGCAGGTCCGCACCCAGGCCGTGCTCTCCAACGTCGCCGAGGGCGTCGTCGTCGTCGACGATTCCGGCCGCGTCCTCATGATGAACCCCGCCGCCGAGGAGCTCTACGGTTCCTCGCTCGCCGAGATGGCGGGCAAGCCGCTCTCCGAGCATGTGAAGGAGGAGCACCTCCTCGCGCTCTCCAAGGAGACCGTGGTCCCCAACGACAAGCCGGTCCAGGGGGAGGTGGCCGTCTCCGGCAAGGACGACACGCGCCGCACCCTGCGCGCCTCGACGGCCATCGTGCAGACCGAGGCCGGCAAGCCCGTCGGCGTCGTGTCCACGCTCAGCGACGTCACGAAGTATCGCGAAGCGCAGAAGATGCAGCGCGAATTCGTCGCGCACGTGACCCACGAGCTGCGCTCGCCGCTGACGGCCATCCGCGCGGCCCTCGAGATCCTCGAGGGAGCCGTCTCCTCCAAGCTCAAGGCCGACGAGCAGCGCATCATGACCAACGCGCTGCGCAACACCGACCGCCTCGAGGACCTCGTCAACAGCATCCTCGATTTCTCGAAGATCGAATCGGGCCAGATGACGGTCTATCCGAAGCCCGCGCGGCCCGAACTCCTCGTCCAGGAGTCCCTCGACAGCATGCTCCCGTGGGTGCAGAAGAAGGGCCTGCGCGTCGAGACCGCCTGCCCCTCCTCGCTCCCGACCGTGAACGCCGACCCCAAGCGCACCGTCCAGGTTTTCGTCAACCTCCTCTCCAACGCCATCAAGTTCACGCCCGCCGGCGGCACGGTCCGGATCGGCGCGGGACCCTCGCGCGACGGCTCGCGTGCCGTCTGCTTCTTCGTCTCCGACACCGGCCCCGGCATCCCCAAGGCCGACCAGCAGAAGATCTTCGAGAAGTTCATCCAGATCGCCTCCGGCGAGAAGCACGTCGGCGGCACCGGACTCGGGCTCGCCATCGCCAAGGCCTTCGTCCACCTCCAGCAGGGGCAGATGTGGGTCGAGAGCGAGCCCGGCAAGGGCGCGAACTTCCAGTTCACCCTCCCCTGCTACATCCCCACCGCCGAAGAGGTCGCCGCCCGGCCGGTCGCGAAGCCGAAGCCCTGGTGGAAGCGTCTTCTGGGCCTGAAATGA
- a CDS encoding UDP-glucose/GDP-mannose dehydrogenase family protein has translation MKSYDICVVGCGYVGLVTGTCLADLGHHVVCVDSDRSKVGALRKGRSPIYEPGLEPMIRRNMKAGRLVFTGSIAEGMHWKGRRASVVFIAVGTPPRADGSADLSFVEVVTTEIAKAMTDYTVVVDKSTVPVETGDKVSKVIARVNRKKVPYDVVSNPEFLAEGTAVEDTLHPDRIVIGVASARAEQIVREVYSPIKAPVLVTDVKSAEIIKHASNSLLATKISFINAVSRVCEAVGADVELVARGMGLDRRIGAHFLHAGLGFGGFCFPKDLEAFYRISKDKGYDFQILKAVIDVNETQRDWLLRKLEEDLWNLAGKRVAMLGLAFKPNTDDLRYAPALFIIKKLLEHKVKVSAYDPVAMEKARKTVSGIAFAKDPYAAAKGADCLAVVTEWPEFTKLDFKRIHALMQTPVILDGRNCLDAAALRKLGFVVRQVGRPSAPTA, from the coding sequence ATGAAGAGCTACGATATCTGCGTCGTCGGCTGCGGCTACGTCGGTCTCGTCACCGGAACCTGCCTCGCCGACCTCGGCCACCACGTCGTCTGCGTCGATTCCGACAGATCCAAGGTCGGCGCCCTCCGCAAGGGCCGCTCCCCCATCTACGAGCCGGGCCTCGAGCCCATGATCCGCCGCAACATGAAGGCCGGCCGGCTCGTCTTCACGGGCTCCATCGCCGAGGGCATGCACTGGAAGGGCCGCCGCGCCTCGGTCGTCTTCATCGCGGTCGGCACGCCCCCGCGCGCCGACGGCTCCGCCGACCTCTCCTTCGTGGAGGTCGTGACCACCGAGATCGCCAAGGCCATGACGGATTACACCGTCGTCGTGGACAAGTCCACGGTCCCCGTCGAGACCGGCGACAAGGTCTCCAAGGTCATCGCCCGCGTCAACCGCAAGAAGGTCCCCTACGACGTGGTCTCCAACCCGGAGTTCCTCGCCGAAGGGACGGCCGTCGAGGACACGCTCCACCCCGACCGCATCGTCATCGGGGTCGCCTCCGCGCGCGCCGAGCAGATCGTGCGCGAGGTCTACTCCCCGATCAAGGCGCCCGTGCTGGTCACCGACGTCAAGAGCGCCGAGATCATCAAGCACGCCTCCAACTCCCTGCTCGCGACGAAGATCTCCTTCATCAACGCGGTCAGCCGCGTCTGCGAGGCGGTCGGCGCCGACGTCGAGCTCGTCGCCCGAGGGATGGGGCTCGACCGGCGCATCGGAGCGCACTTCCTGCACGCGGGCCTCGGCTTCGGCGGCTTCTGCTTCCCCAAGGACCTCGAGGCCTTCTACCGGATCTCCAAGGACAAGGGCTACGACTTCCAGATCCTCAAGGCGGTCATCGACGTCAATGAGACGCAGCGCGACTGGCTCCTGCGCAAGCTCGAGGAGGACCTCTGGAACCTCGCGGGCAAGCGCGTCGCGATGCTCGGGCTCGCCTTCAAGCCCAACACCGACGACCTGCGCTACGCGCCGGCGCTCTTCATCATCAAGAAGCTGCTCGAGCACAAGGTGAAGGTCTCGGCCTACGACCCGGTGGCCATGGAGAAGGCCCGCAAGACGGTGAGCGGGATCGCCTTCGCGAAGGACCCCTACGCCGCCGCCAAGGGCGCCGACTGCCTCGCGGTCGTGACCGAGTGGCCCGAGTTCACCAAGCTCGACTTCAAGCGCATCCACGCGCTCATGCAGACCCCGGTGATCCTCGACGGACGCAACTGCCTCGACGCCGCGGCCCTGCGCAAGCTCGGCTTCGTCGTGCGGCAGGTCGGCCGCCCAAGTGCTCCGACCGCATAA
- a CDS encoding phosphomannose isomerase type II C-terminal cupin domain — translation MPSDAAGPIHDRPWGSWQVLSEAPDHKVKRIRVKPGGRLSYQRHARRSEHWFIVSGEALVTLEGRSRALSAAQSLDVPLGAAHRIANAGSLDLTFIEVALGDDLAEDDITRLEDDYGRA, via the coding sequence ATGCCGAGCGACGCCGCCGGACCCATCCACGACCGTCCCTGGGGCAGCTGGCAGGTCCTCTCCGAAGCCCCGGACCACAAGGTCAAGCGGATCCGCGTGAAGCCGGGAGGACGGCTCAGCTATCAGCGTCACGCCCGCCGCAGCGAGCACTGGTTCATCGTGTCCGGGGAGGCGCTCGTCACCCTCGAAGGCCGTTCCCGCGCCCTGAGCGCCGCGCAGTCCCTCGACGTGCCGCTCGGAGCCGCCCACCGCATCGCCAACGCAGGCTCCCTCGACCTGACGTTCATCGAGGTCGCGCTCGGCGACGACCTCGCCGAAGACGACATCACCCGTCTGGAGGACGACTATGGTCGCGCTTGA
- a CDS encoding UDP-glucuronic acid decarboxylase family protein has product MRVLVTGAAGFIGSHICEFLLERGHTVVGIDNLLTGRIENIGHLFREPRFDFVKHDVTNYIHVPGKLDAVMHFASPASPIDYAMYPIPTLKVGALGTHKALGLAKEKGAVFMLASTSEVYGDPLVNPQPEGYWGNVNPIGPRGVYDEAKRFAEAMTMAYHRYHRMQVRIVRIFNTYGPRMRRKDGRAVPNFITQALRGRPITVYGNGSQTRSLCYVSDLVDGLYRLLRSDQNSPVNIGNPHEVTVRELAEAIRRLCGSRSRIVSKPLPVDDPKVRRPDIRVARRKLRWEPKVPLEKGLRRTIDYFRGE; this is encoded by the coding sequence ATGAGGGTCCTCGTCACCGGCGCCGCGGGCTTCATCGGCAGTCACATCTGCGAGTTCCTCCTCGAGCGCGGCCACACGGTCGTCGGCATCGACAACCTCCTGACCGGCCGCATCGAGAACATCGGACATCTCTTCCGCGAGCCGCGCTTCGACTTCGTCAAGCACGACGTCACGAACTACATCCACGTGCCCGGGAAGCTCGACGCGGTCATGCACTTCGCAAGCCCCGCGAGCCCCATCGACTACGCCATGTACCCCATCCCGACGCTCAAGGTCGGCGCGCTCGGGACCCACAAGGCGCTCGGCCTGGCCAAGGAGAAGGGCGCCGTCTTCATGCTCGCCTCGACCTCCGAAGTCTACGGGGACCCGCTCGTCAACCCTCAGCCCGAGGGCTACTGGGGCAACGTGAACCCCATCGGGCCCCGCGGGGTCTACGACGAGGCCAAGCGCTTCGCCGAGGCCATGACGATGGCCTACCACCGCTACCACCGCATGCAGGTGCGCATCGTCCGGATCTTCAACACCTACGGACCGCGCATGCGCAGGAAGGACGGGCGCGCCGTCCCGAATTTCATCACGCAGGCGCTGCGGGGACGCCCCATCACCGTCTACGGGAACGGGAGCCAGACGCGCTCGCTCTGCTACGTCTCCGACCTCGTCGACGGGCTCTACCGCCTGCTGCGCTCGGACCAGAACTCCCCGGTCAACATCGGCAACCCGCACGAGGTCACCGTCCGCGAGCTCGCCGAGGCCATCCGGCGCCTCTGCGGCTCGCGCTCGCGCATCGTGAGCAAGCCGCTCCCGGTCGACGACCCCAAGGTCCGCCGCCCCGACATCCGCGTCGCCCGCAGGAAGCTGCGCTGGGAGCCGAAGGTCCCCCTCGAAAAGGGCCTGCGCCGCACCATCGACTACTTCCGCGGCGAGTGA
- a CDS encoding glycosyltransferase family 2 protein, which produces MNDSEKSSGKYAQQGLSAGHPKPALSILLPCLDEAEGLPRVEAELFASLDGLGTPYEVLAVDDGSRDATLARLEELAARRPELRVLRHERTRGLGAALKTGIAAAAGDWLVPLDADLTFHPRSIADLLAAQRGSDADCVCGSPWLGTGSEVPPGRRLPSLLLNAFYRGAFDRRFSAYTPMFRLYRLSALRPLRIASDGFEVSAEILVRLLRAGGRIVEVPAPLSVRRTGVSKLRRSRELWAHLRLIARLLARA; this is translated from the coding sequence ATGAACGACTCTGAAAAATCCAGCGGCAAGTACGCCCAGCAGGGGCTGAGCGCCGGGCATCCAAAACCGGCACTCAGCATCCTGCTGCCTTGCCTCGACGAAGCGGAGGGACTCCCGCGCGTCGAGGCGGAGCTCTTCGCCTCCCTCGACGGGCTCGGGACCCCCTATGAGGTGCTCGCCGTCGACGACGGCTCCCGCGACGCCACCCTCGCGCGCCTCGAGGAACTGGCCGCCCGCCGCCCGGAGCTGCGCGTCCTGCGCCACGAACGCACGCGCGGCCTGGGCGCCGCGCTCAAGACGGGCATCGCCGCCGCCGCCGGAGACTGGCTCGTCCCGCTCGACGCCGACCTCACCTTCCACCCGCGGTCGATCGCCGACCTGCTCGCGGCCCAGCGCGGGTCGGACGCGGACTGCGTCTGCGGCTCCCCCTGGCTGGGGACCGGCTCGGAGGTCCCGCCGGGACGCCGACTGCCGAGCCTCCTGCTCAACGCCTTCTACCGCGGGGCCTTCGACCGCCGCTTCAGCGCCTACACGCCCATGTTCCGCCTCTACCGGCTGAGCGCCCTGCGCCCCCTGCGCATCGCGAGCGACGGCTTCGAAGTCTCCGCCGAGATCCTCGTGCGGCTCCTGCGCGCCGGCGGCCGCATCGTCGAGGTCCCGGCCCCCCTCAGCGTCCGGCGGACCGGGGTCTCCAAGCTCCGGCGCTCCCGCGAGCTCTGGGCCCACCTGCGCCTCATCGCGCGCCTGCTGGCGCGCGCGTAG
- the pyrB gene encoding aspartate carbamoyltransferase, protein MVALEAAPPEVSAAHAPVTPETLAYYSRGRDFYHCLFAEQFDRPILERLTRLTDHLRALTKTKEGDDYVATVLSNKRAMLYFSQPSTRTFLSFQNACHILGMKTCEIRDPRTSSEMKGESFEDGIRTFASYVDLIIIRHFENGFAELAARTLHDAPRPVPVINAGAGTFQHPTQALLDVYTMNRYLEGGIDGKTLMLVGDLKRGRTVHSLALMMRVYRGVRLLLVSPPEFRMKPEVLKALDASGVRYEETTDFEGSLREADTVYMTRVQDEHDKAGESGRVDVSRYALRTEHMRLAKKNAIILHPLPRRGEIDPGVDADPRAAYWRQERNGLWTRAALMALIFGVEKQLLERPAPR, encoded by the coding sequence ATGGTCGCGCTTGAAGCCGCTCCCCCGGAAGTCTCCGCGGCGCACGCCCCCGTCACCCCCGAGACGCTGGCCTACTATTCCCGCGGAAGGGACTTCTATCACTGCCTTTTCGCGGAGCAATTCGACCGCCCGATCCTCGAACGCCTCACCCGCCTCACCGACCACCTGCGGGCCCTGACGAAGACGAAGGAGGGCGACGACTACGTCGCCACCGTCCTCTCGAACAAGAGGGCCATGCTCTATTTCTCCCAGCCCTCGACGCGGACCTTCCTCTCCTTCCAGAACGCCTGCCACATCCTCGGGATGAAGACCTGCGAGATTCGCGACCCGCGGACCTCCTCGGAGATGAAGGGCGAGAGCTTCGAGGACGGCATCCGGACCTTCGCGAGCTACGTCGACCTCATCATCATCCGCCACTTCGAGAACGGCTTCGCCGAGCTCGCGGCCCGCACGCTCCACGACGCGCCGCGGCCCGTGCCCGTCATCAACGCCGGGGCCGGGACCTTCCAGCACCCCACGCAGGCCCTGCTCGACGTCTACACGATGAACCGCTACCTCGAAGGCGGCATCGACGGCAAGACCCTCATGCTCGTCGGGGACCTCAAGCGCGGCCGCACGGTGCACTCGCTCGCGCTGATGATGCGGGTCTACCGCGGGGTGCGCCTCCTGCTCGTCTCCCCCCCCGAGTTCCGCATGAAGCCCGAGGTCCTCAAGGCGCTCGACGCCTCCGGGGTGCGCTACGAGGAGACGACCGACTTCGAGGGCTCCCTGCGCGAAGCCGACACCGTCTACATGACCCGCGTGCAGGACGAGCACGACAAGGCGGGGGAGTCCGGCCGCGTGGACGTCTCGCGCTACGCGCTGCGGACCGAGCACATGCGCCTGGCCAAGAAGAACGCGATCATCCTCCACCCCCTGCCCCGCAGAGGCGAGATCGACCCGGGCGTGGACGCCGACCCTCGCGCCGCCTACTGGCGCCAGGAACGCAACGGGCTCTGGACCCGCGCGGCGCTGATGGCCCTCATCTTCGGCGTCGAAAAGCAGCTCCTCGAGAGGCCCGCACCGCGGTGA
- a CDS encoding enolase C-terminal domain-like protein, protein MSARCSARAEVAALSAVPLDARLTTDFAIAGGSHDTARNVLVRVRLRGGSVGFGECAPLPAYNGETQAQALAAVRSARWLLGRSAHAWAARAAEIAERVPCLSARAGLEMALLDAWTRSRAVPLRLLFGGAQVRLRTDVTVPILPAEEAARMAAAVRRFGVDALKVKVGRDAGEDAERVLACVRAARPKTLLLDGNAGYRPAEALRLLRLLARAGVRADLFEQPVRKDDLDGLAEVFRSGRVPVAADESCCGPGDVLRLARRKAAQVVNIKLMKGGVLRALETARAARAAGLGLMIGGNVESRLAMTCSAHLAAGFGGFRFVDLDTPLLFKKDPMRGVRIQRGGVYDLSRVKAGIGVVPR, encoded by the coding sequence ATGAGCGCGCGCTGCTCCGCGCGCGCGGAGGTCGCCGCGCTCTCCGCCGTCCCCCTCGACGCACGCCTCACGACCGACTTCGCCATCGCCGGCGGCTCGCACGACACGGCGCGCAACGTGCTGGTGCGCGTGCGCCTGCGCGGCGGGAGCGTCGGCTTCGGGGAGTGCGCTCCCCTTCCGGCCTACAACGGGGAGACGCAGGCCCAGGCCCTGGCCGCCGTGCGCTCCGCGCGCTGGCTGCTCGGCCGCAGCGCGCACGCCTGGGCCGCGCGCGCCGCGGAGATCGCGGAACGCGTCCCCTGCCTGAGCGCGCGCGCCGGCCTCGAGATGGCGCTGCTCGACGCCTGGACCCGCAGCCGCGCAGTGCCCTTGCGCCTCCTCTTCGGAGGCGCGCAGGTCCGGCTGCGCACCGACGTCACCGTCCCCATCCTGCCCGCCGAGGAAGCCGCGCGCATGGCCGCGGCCGTCCGGCGCTTCGGCGTCGACGCGCTCAAGGTCAAGGTCGGACGCGACGCAGGCGAGGACGCCGAGCGCGTCCTCGCCTGCGTGCGCGCCGCGCGGCCGAAGACCCTCCTCCTCGACGGCAACGCGGGCTACCGCCCGGCCGAGGCCCTTCGCCTGCTGCGCCTCCTCGCGCGCGCGGGCGTCCGAGCGGACCTCTTCGAGCAGCCCGTGCGCAAGGACGACCTCGACGGGCTCGCCGAGGTCTTCCGCTCGGGCCGCGTCCCCGTCGCCGCCGACGAGTCCTGCTGCGGGCCCGGCGACGTCCTGCGCCTCGCGCGCCGGAAGGCCGCGCAGGTCGTCAACATCAAGCTCATGAAGGGCGGCGTCCTGCGCGCCCTCGAGACCGCCCGCGCCGCCCGCGCCGCCGGGCTCGGGCTCATGATCGGCGGCAACGTGGAGTCCCGCCTCGCGATGACCTGCTCCGCGCACCTCGCCGCCGGCTTCGGCGGCTTCCGCTTCGTCGACCTCGACACCCCGCTGCTCTTCAAGAAGGACCCCATGCGCGGAGTGCGGATACAGCGTGGGGGAGTGTACGACCTCAGCCGAGTGAAGGCTGGTATTGGTGTCGTCCCGCGTTAA
- a CDS encoding redoxin domain-containing protein produces MTSAFSALLLGLALLGPVPARAERPITTPAPEFPAGAAWINSEPFSLERLRGRRVVVLAFLNANSGAALRALEPVRRWWNRYALDGLMVIGVHSPDYSFARDPAWARRTYRSLDVRFPVLLDTQRRLWKDFANEGWPALYLIDEKGRVVFDRLGEGGSAEFERELLAALERFNGYRSTETVKDPPARDDCGVATRPLYLGARRGVKTVLISSRRHNALVDSRDGEVALGGEWSPEPDALRSAGPGTARLQAVYRGAEAFAVFSHAERRPLRVFVKQDNLWLHTGNAGTDVRWDGDDQSYVDVASPRMYSLVRNRRPGVHEVQLSVDDAGLAVHGLEFPDYCQTDFIRAKP; encoded by the coding sequence GTGACCTCGGCCTTCTCGGCCCTGCTCCTCGGGCTGGCCCTCCTGGGGCCCGTCCCGGCGCGGGCGGAGCGTCCCATCACGACCCCGGCGCCGGAGTTCCCCGCCGGTGCCGCCTGGATCAACTCCGAGCCGTTCTCCCTCGAGCGCCTGCGCGGGCGCCGCGTCGTCGTGCTGGCCTTCCTCAACGCCAACTCCGGGGCCGCGCTGCGCGCCCTCGAGCCGGTGCGGCGCTGGTGGAACCGCTACGCCCTCGACGGCCTCATGGTGATCGGCGTCCACAGCCCGGACTACTCCTTCGCGCGCGACCCGGCCTGGGCTCGACGGACCTACCGGAGCCTCGACGTGCGCTTCCCCGTCCTCCTCGACACCCAGCGGCGTCTCTGGAAGGATTTCGCCAACGAGGGCTGGCCCGCCCTCTACCTCATCGACGAGAAGGGCCGCGTCGTCTTCGACCGCCTCGGAGAGGGCGGGTCGGCGGAGTTCGAGCGAGAGCTCCTCGCGGCCCTCGAACGCTTCAACGGCTACCGCTCGACCGAGACCGTGAAGGACCCGCCCGCGCGCGACGACTGCGGCGTCGCGACCCGGCCCCTCTACCTCGGCGCCCGGCGAGGGGTCAAGACCGTCCTCATCTCTTCGCGGCGCCATAACGCGCTCGTCGACTCACGCGACGGCGAGGTCGCCCTCGGCGGAGAATGGAGCCCGGAGCCCGACGCCCTGCGCTCCGCCGGCCCCGGGACCGCCCGCCTGCAGGCCGTCTACCGCGGCGCGGAGGCGTTCGCGGTCTTCTCGCACGCGGAGCGCCGGCCGCTGCGCGTCTTCGTCAAGCAGGACAACCTCTGGCTGCACACGGGCAACGCGGGCACCGACGTGCGCTGGGACGGGGACGACCAGAGCTACGTGGACGTCGCCTCCCCCCGCATGTACTCCCTCGTGCGCAACCGGCGCCCGGGCGTCCATGAGGTCCAGCTGAGCGTCGACGACGCCGGGCTCGCCGTGCACGGCCTCGAGTTCCCCGACTACTGCCAGACCGACTTCATCCGCGCGAAGCCATGA
- a CDS encoding ComF family protein, which yields MWGLPLSDHLLQLLLPRVCLNCREDLPWPLEGPLCGACLRELRRPEPACRRCGRRWEGPSPCRACREALSPVDLVRAAFVYGGPLPRLLHAFKYEGREEAGRALADWTAQAFRRTPGFEDADALVPVPLHPSRERARGFNQALGLARALARTSGLPVRRALVRIRPTRPQWRYGRAARRQRLRDAFALAEAVGPLRGRVLVLVDDVATSGGTLETCARVLRAGGARAVKAFVLARS from the coding sequence GTGTGGGGCCTGCCGCTCTCGGATCATCTCCTGCAGCTCCTGCTCCCTCGCGTCTGCCTGAACTGCAGGGAGGACCTCCCCTGGCCCCTGGAGGGACCGCTCTGCGGGGCCTGCCTGCGCGAGCTCCGGCGGCCGGAACCGGCCTGCCGGCGCTGCGGCCGGCGCTGGGAGGGACCTTCGCCCTGCCGCGCCTGCCGCGAGGCCCTCTCGCCCGTGGACCTCGTGCGCGCCGCCTTCGTCTACGGCGGGCCCCTGCCGCGCCTGCTCCACGCGTTCAAATACGAAGGCCGCGAGGAGGCGGGCCGCGCGCTCGCGGACTGGACGGCGCAGGCCTTCCGGCGGACTCCGGGCTTCGAGGACGCCGACGCGCTCGTCCCGGTCCCCCTGCACCCGTCCCGGGAGCGCGCGCGGGGCTTCAACCAGGCCCTGGGGCTCGCCCGCGCGCTCGCGCGGACCTCGGGCCTGCCCGTGCGCAGGGCGCTCGTCCGCATACGGCCCACGCGGCCGCAGTGGCGCTACGGCCGCGCCGCGCGGCGCCAGCGCCTGAGGGACGCGTTCGCGCTCGCGGAGGCCGTCGGGCCGCTTCGGGGAAGGGTGCTCGTGCTCGTCGACGACGTCGCAACGAGCGGCGGGACCCTCGAGACCTGCGCGCGGGTCCTGCGTGCCGGCGGGGCGCGCGCCGTCAAGGCGTTCGTATTGGCGCGAAGTTGA
- a CDS encoding PPK2 family polyphosphate kinase has translation MKDLRLTLLSPAALLLAAVLCPADSARAQQVVSAAPAAASALSGVTSVAAVRLALPDAKLSSPVAALNAPTPELETLPALKTAQAAAAGSVAPAAAKVPAAKPRAHRGRKAAAVSVPAQAEAGAAAEAAEESSGPKALEALEAVDAGVHKDGGSRADAELEKTFYGRESRRHMAPEGADGVVDLSAIDSYDTGPFESDQEKKAGKRLREDQEELDELQQMLYARGAKSVLIVLQAMDTAGKDGVIRHVIASLNPQGIKVTPFKKPTEKEKKHRWLWRIRNALPGKGIIGVFNRSHYEDILVPTVYKTLPEKEIEKRYAQINEFERELTASGTVVLKFFLHISKDEQKRRLQERLDNPRKHWKFSAADLKSREKWDEFQQAYGKVLARTSTAWAPWFVIPANYKWYRNSAVGRIILEAMSRMDLSFPEPEFDPKEIKIPD, from the coding sequence GTGAAAGACCTCCGCCTCACCCTCCTGAGCCCCGCGGCCCTCCTGCTCGCGGCGGTCCTGTGCCCGGCGGACTCCGCGCGCGCCCAGCAGGTCGTCTCGGCGGCTCCGGCGGCGGCCTCCGCGCTCAGCGGGGTCACGAGCGTCGCGGCGGTCCGGCTCGCGCTCCCCGACGCGAAGCTCTCCTCCCCGGTCGCGGCGCTGAACGCTCCGACGCCGGAGCTCGAGACCCTTCCCGCTTTGAAGACCGCCCAGGCCGCGGCGGCGGGCTCCGTTGCACCTGCCGCGGCGAAGGTCCCGGCCGCGAAGCCGCGCGCTCATCGCGGCCGCAAGGCCGCGGCCGTTTCCGTCCCGGCACAGGCCGAGGCGGGCGCCGCCGCGGAGGCCGCGGAGGAGTCCAGCGGGCCGAAGGCGCTGGAGGCCCTCGAGGCGGTCGACGCCGGCGTGCACAAGGACGGCGGGAGCCGGGCGGACGCGGAGCTCGAGAAGACCTTTTACGGCCGCGAATCCCGGAGGCACATGGCGCCGGAGGGGGCGGACGGGGTCGTGGACCTGAGCGCGATCGACTCCTACGACACCGGCCCCTTCGAGTCCGATCAGGAGAAGAAGGCCGGCAAGCGTCTGCGCGAGGATCAGGAGGAACTCGACGAGCTCCAGCAGATGCTCTATGCGCGCGGGGCCAAGTCCGTGCTCATCGTCCTGCAGGCCATGGACACGGCCGGCAAGGACGGCGTCATCCGCCACGTCATCGCCTCCCTCAACCCTCAGGGCATCAAGGTCACCCCCTTCAAGAAGCCCACCGAGAAGGAGAAGAAGCACCGCTGGCTCTGGCGCATCCGCAACGCGCTGCCCGGCAAGGGGATCATCGGCGTCTTCAACCGCTCCCATTACGAAGACATCCTCGTCCCGACCGTCTACAAGACGCTTCCGGAGAAGGAGATCGAGAAGCGCTACGCGCAGATCAACGAGTTCGAGCGCGAGCTCACCGCGAGCGGGACCGTGGTGCTCAAGTTCTTCCTGCACATCTCCAAGGACGAGCAGAAGCGGCGTCTGCAGGAGCGGCTCGACAATCCCCGGAAGCATTGGAAGTTCAGCGCCGCGGACCTCAAGAGCCGCGAGAAGTGGGACGAGTTCCAGCAGGCCTACGGGAAGGTCCTCGCTCGCACGAGCACCGCGTGGGCGCCGTGGTTCGTCATCCCCGCCAACTACAAGTGGTACCGCAACTCGGCCGTCGGGCGCATCATCCTCGAAGCCATGTCGCGCATGGACCTCAGCTTCCCCGAACCCGAGTTTGACCCTAAAGAGATTAAAATCCCCGATTAG